In Rutidosis leptorrhynchoides isolate AG116_Rl617_1_P2 chromosome 2, CSIRO_AGI_Rlap_v1, whole genome shotgun sequence, one genomic interval encodes:
- the LOC139889209 gene encoding uncharacterized protein produces the protein MENRVTLASMQKLCIENRSGPIILTTEETPEIDLHIIKLVKTFCHFQGLPNDDANSHLSKFISLFNSYKQGITDSNILKLHLFQYSLSAHALLWFDGLDSNSIHSWEELATKFLAKFYPPSLQTSLKNEIVNFHQRNDELLSSAWKIFKEMLRRCPNHSIGQPDLLCTFYNGLTENDRSTLDMASQGNFMLRTATEAWDLLETIATREEDWSNEAAEPDISTQALKMLESRLEDLNLMLQNFSIPATINTDVTRTNLRKFSTYCTTIISKLETKYKEFDVLILTRGGKEIKVDNLINIEEPPTQNLSKTDPITLNQPINHPDSVNPVTPDIIPRARIPFPGRLRKERQDSQFARYGDIIKNLHLNIRLVDANALADLGASLNLMPYSLFKKLGLHESRPTRMTIQLADRSVKISLGIAEDILVRVDKFAFPVDFVIMDIEEDSKVPLIFGRPFLDTAKAVNL, from the exons atGGAGAACCGCGTTACTCTCGCTTCTATGCAAAAGTTGTGTATAGAAAATCGAAGCGGGCCAATCATTTTAACTACTGAAGAAACCCCAGAAATTGATTTGCACATTATCAAATTAGTCAAAACCTTCTGTCATTTTCAAGGACTTCCAAATGATGACGCGAACTCTCACCTGAGTAAGTTCATCAGTCTGTTCAACTCCTATAAGCAAGGGATAACTGATTCAAATATTTTAAAActccatctttttcaatattctttaTCTGCACACGCTTTATTGTGGTTTGATGGACTTGATTCCAACTCGATCCATTCATGGGAAGAATTAGCAACAAAGTTCCTGGCAAAGTTCTATCCACCTTCTCTTCAAACCAGTCTAAAGAATGAAATCGTTAATTTTCACCAACGAAATGACGAACTATTAAGCTCAGCATGGAAAATATTTAAGGAGATGCTTAGGAGATGTCCAAATCATTCAATAGGTCAACCGGATCTACTTTGCAcattttacaatggtttgaccgaaAATGATAGATCCACTCTCGACATGGCTTCGCAAGGAAACTTCATGCTGCGCACAGCAACAGAAGCATGGGATCTCCTAGAAACAATTGCAACACGGGAGGAAGACTGGAGTAATGAAGCTGCTGAGCCAGATATTTCTACACAAGCTTTAAAGATGCTAGAATCAAGGTTAGAAGATCTTAATCTTATGCTTCAGAACTTTTCAATTCCTGCTACAATAAATACTGATGTTACCAGAactaatctaag AAAGTTTTCAACTTACTGTACAACAATTATCAGCAAACTCGAGACTAAATACAAAGAATTTGATGTCCTAATTTTAACTAGGGGAGGGAAAGAGATAAAAGTAGATAATCTCATAAATATAGAGGAACCCCCTACTCAAAACCTTTCCAAAACAGATCCCATAACGCTTAATCAGCCTATAAATCACCCGGATTCTGTTAACCCTGTCACCCCAGATATTATTCCGAGAGCTCGAATACCTTTCCCGGGTAGACTAAGGAAGGAAAGGCAGGACTCTCAATTTGCTAGATATGGGGATATAATTAAAAACCTCCACTTGAATATACGTTTAGTAGATGC TAATGCTTTAGCAGATCTAGGAGCCAGCTTAAACCTAATGCCCTACTCCCTCTTTAAGAAGCTAGGACTTCATGAATCAAGGCCTACACGAATGACTATTCAACTCGCGGATAGATCAGTTAAAATTTCTCTAGGAATTGCTGAGGATATTCTAGtgagagtggataagttcgcattccccGTTGATTTCGTAATCATGGATATTGAAGAAGATTCAAAAGTTCCGCTCATCTTTGGTAGACCGTTCTTAGACACCGCCAAGGCTGTGAATTTGTGA
- the LOC139889210 gene encoding uncharacterized protein, producing MGPLVEQDIRDKFREEQLVSIGQAEVGSQFTDTLWYADIANFIVAGIVQKGMSTSQRCKFFRDFIKVMQQYGVTHKMSTAYHPQTNRQAEVTNRSIKRILERTIGNHGNRWAEKLDDALWAFRTAYKNPLGTTPYRMIYGKSCHLSLELEYKALWALKTCNLDPSKTSRHRKIQLNKLAELRDQAYEMSYIYKEKTKLLHDAKLILIKFAPGDKVLLFNSRQKKFSSKFKSRWSV from the exons ATGGGACCACTTgtagaacaagatatcagagacaaatttcGGGAAGAACAACTTGTGAGCATAGGACAAGCCGAagtaggatcacaatttactgatacCCTTTGGTACGCAGACATAGCCAACTTTATAGTGGCTGGAATAGTTCAAAAAGGAATGAGCACCTCCCAAAGATGCAAATTCTTCAGAGAT TTCATTAAGGTGATGCAAcagtacggagttacccacaagatgtccactgcatACCATCCGCAGACTAACAGACAAGCTGAAGTCACAAACAGATCGATAAAGAGAATATTGGAACGCACCATCGGTAATCATGGGAATAGATGGGCTGAGAAGTTGGACGATGCTTTATGGGCATTTCGCACTGCTTACAAAAATCCTCTTGGCACTACACCATACCGGATGATCTACGGCAAATCTTGTCACCTTTCGCTGGAGTTAGAgtacaaagctctctgggcgctgaagacctgcaaccttgaTCCTTCTAAAACCAGCAGACATAGAAAAATACAGTTAAATAAATTAGCTGAATTAAGAGATCAAGCGTACGAGatgtcatatatctacaaggagaAGACGAAGCTTTTACACGATGCAAAATTAATTCTGataaagttcgctcctggagataaagttctact